gcaagaatcattaagttctatgaaaatcataagcattgacgaaacacttttaactatgaattgcatgaaacttatgccaagaatttacttaacatggtTGTGacgaacaacctttactacttgtgaatataagttcataacgattaggtgaaactcccttatattctagcatcatatttatgcatggaaattaagcgtgcactctcaaccaacatacacaaatcagttttaattcaaatggataagtaaattgaattcacaacttatgaatcacaactgaaagtaatcaaatcatattgcaagcatgaacatagtttcgaattctCCCCCTAGCTAAtgggggtttagtttctcatacttacaaagcaaagataaacaaatttagacattgaaaacaaaagaaagaaaacacctaaatgctccaacgatccaagttggacagcaagcacatccaatcactttcctttccttcctttgctatggcacaaggtgttggtgagtatttgaaggtttgtttgtatggaggaatggatgtgaggaTGAATGgaagtgtttggatgaaggttgtatcgaaatggggatgaattctCTAGCAAAAACTGAATgtaatggctgccacacacacttccttttatagaggaagtgcatggcatggagggatggatggtggtgttagcaatgattcaaaggtgaaagtgaagtaatgatgcaaagcatggggggtgaaatggagtggtgttgcagctatgaatgcaagtggggaacatgaatgattgtgcacatggtagataaaggaaagggaggtggaatggtgcagaaatgagtcataGGTGTAAGTGGattcatgatgcacggcatgggtaaGGAAAGTGGAGGAGTGGTGCATCAATAGTGGAGGTGAAAGtgaatgaaatctgatgggtgaaggggacaagggatgtgcaacacttgagtgcaatgattaaatgtaatggtgcatgaaaacagaaataatgaaggggacaagggtgagtgttgtggtaatgagtgaatgtagtggtgtattttctgcccatgccatgcctttcctttgcccatgtgtgtgtgtttcctttgcccatttgcacacacatgttcctcatcatttcaaccacaaaacaaacacattttctgccctccAACCTGTCCATGTGTGCTTTtctctttgcccatgtgtgtgtgtttcctttgcccatttgcacacacatatgctgaATTCTAATcttcccaaaacgtccatcctcatgtctctaAGTGCATGTAATCCATTTCAGCctaaaattgctccaaaatgcaccaaaatgcacttttcttgccaaccttgttattaggacctacaaacatacgaaaatgatctaaaacactcttataagcaataactaactaagtaagtgcaagaaaacatgttaactaagttgcataaatatgctcttatcaccTAATGGATTTCAAGGCATATTCTACCATTGCTACTGGGATGCTATTTCGCATGAGATTAAAGGAATAGTCAACGATTTTATGAATGGGGAGGTTAGCCCTAAAAAATTAAACTTTACACAACTTGTCTTGATCCCAAAGGTTCCAAATTCGAAGTTCGTTGCTCAATTCAGACCCATTAGCCTGTGCAATTTTTCTTATAAGGTACTCTCTAAAATTCTTGCCAATCGACTTAAACCACTCTTACCGACATTAATTTCTCCAATGCAAAATGCTTTTGTTGCTGACCGGCAGATTCATGATAATATTTTGATTTCCCATGAGATTATCCATTTCATGAAACTACGAAGAACTAAAAGAAAGTTTGAATTGGGTATAAAGTTGGATATGAATAAAGCTTATGATCGTGTGGAGtgggatttcttggaggaggttATGGTCAAGATGGGGTTCAATCGAAGATGGATTGATTTAATTATGAAGTGTGTGGTCGTTATTGACTTTTTTATTGTAATCAATGGTAGACCTGGCAGGAAATTTCTTCCTTCACGTAGGCTTCGGTAAAGGGATCCTTTTTCACCCTACCTTTTCTTGTTTGTAAGCGATGTTCTCTCTTTGCTCATTCAAAAAGTTGTGGATTTGAATTATATTGAAGGAATTAAAATTAGCTCAAATAGTCCAAGTATATCGCATATGTTCTTTGCGGATGATACCTTGATTTTTCTCAAGGCCAATCAACAAAATTGTATGAACATTGTTCATATTTAAAATGCTTACTGTGCTACTTCGGGCTAGCAAGTTAGTCTCAATAAATCAAGTGTGTACTTCAGTGCTAGTACCCCCAAGAAATGTAAGGGAAGAGTTGGGTGCTATTTTGGGGATGCCAATTGTTTATAACCCTAGTACTTATGTTTGTTTGCCAACAATTTGGTGTAGGTCTAAAAGCCAAGCTTTGGGGTATATCAATGATCGTTTATTAAGGAAAATCCAGGGTTGGAAACAGAAGTTGCTATCACATGCGGAAAATAAGGTACTTATTAAAGTAGTTGCCCAAGCTGTACCAATTTACCCaatgaatatttttaaatttcatgCAAGTATTTGCAAGGAATTTGACTCTCTTGTGGCTGGGTTTTGGTGGGGACAAAATGTTGATGATAAAAAGATCCATTGGGTGAGTTGGGATGTCTTAGGCTTGCCAAAACAAGAGGAAGGTTTGGGTTTCAAGAATTTACAGGAGTTTAATATGGCTTTGTTGGCTAGACAATGTTGGAGAATGGTGATGAAACCGGAATTCTCATGTGTTAGAGTTATGAAGGCAAGATACTTTCCAAAttcatcttttctggaagctaAAAAAGGAAGCAGGGCTTCGTGGGCTTGGGCAAGCTTATTGGAAGGGAGAGAGATTTTATTGGGTGGTGCTCAATGGCAGGTGATGAATGGTGAAACTATAAGGTTATGGGTGGATCGGTGGATTCCTTCATTACCAAATGGGCATCCCAACCCTTATGTGGATTCTAATAAAACTTGAACCAAAATGTTGCCTTTATAATCCAGACTTCCTCTCAAGAATGAGATCTTCAACCCATTAGTTCTTGCATCTCTCAGTGTAATGATAGATTTATTTGGCCtttggagaaatgaggtgctTATAAGGTGAAATCGGGTTATCATTGGTAACATGGTAAGGAGTCTTCTAATCAAAACTGGAATTCCTCCTCAATGGCATCAATCAATAGCCAAGTCTGGAAAAATATTTGGAAGTTGGAAACCCCTCCTAAAATTCGAACTTTTATGTGGAGAGTCCTTCATAAAGCTCTTGCCACAAGGTTGGATCTCTTTAAAAGACATGTTGCTGCCTCACCAATATGCCCCATTTGTAATGAGCAAGATGAGTCTGTGGAGCATATGTTTTTTCTATGCCAAGGGTTGAACCTGTCTAGTTCGGAGGCCAACTTAACTACAAGgtgaataaaaatgaaattgacacttttAGTAATTGGTTACATTCTCTAATTGTGAATAATATAGGTAGTAGATAAGATAAAACTTGGCTTTTGTCACAAGTGGCGTTCACTTGTTGGAATATTTGGAAAGAGATATGCAATGCTATTTTCAATCAAAAGAGTGTGTCTCATTTGCAGGTTATTCACAAGACTAGATCTGCCTATGCTGCTTTTATGGAGGCTACTAGGAGAACTCAAAGGGCTATAAGTGGGAGGCGGACAAGCTTAGATAACCATGGAAATCTACATGGTAATTCTCAACCCATCTCTGCTTGGTCTCTACCTAATCGGTCATTGTTTAAAGTTAATGTGGATGCTAGCTGGAATGCTACAACGAAGAAAGGAAATATTGCAATGGTAATTAGAGATTCAAATGGTAAGTTTGTTGCTGTAAGGAAATCATGTATCTTAGCATCAAGCGTTCAAGTGGCAGAGGCAAAGGCGATCTTGGAGGGGTGTATGCTAGCCAAGAACTTGGACTTAGATAAAATCATTATGGAATCAGATTCAAAGGAATAATTTTAAGCTTAAGTAATTCCATAGTCAATGGTAGATGGGACACGGTTctagtcttaaagaaaattttgtGTGTGAAGGACTTTTTCCAGATGTGTCGTTAGTCCTGGGTGCCTAGATCGGCCAACATGGTTGCTGATCGATTAGTTTCTTCCAAGAATTCAGAGATGAGCAATTATACTTGAGTCGAGAGACCTCCATCTTCGATAGTTCATATCTTGAACAATGATGGTTTACCGTGTCCACCTTAAGTCTTGATTTGGTTCGAATGATTTAGGGTGACACAATGTTGTGGTTTGTGTTGGGTTTTTGCTCCCTCTATCACTATGAAGTAGTTTCTTTGTGTTATGTTTGTTGGTTGATCCTTGATGTGGACTTCCTTGTACCTTTTTTGGCTTTGCCCTGGTTATAAAtccaatttaccaaaaaaaaaaattaaataaataaacaactcTAAAGGAATTCTTTAGATTCAAGGCAAGAAAAGTTTTCGTCTGTATGGCATAGAAGTTGCAAACTTCGTCGACAAAAAAAGGATTATCAAAACTTACCAATACGACTAAACTAAGTTGAAAGAAAATATTAACCAACCGTAACAAgttggaaaaaagaaagaaagagaagaccTGTGTATTATATATTTGAAAAACTTACCCACTAAATATAGTTGAATTCTGAAATTGAGGAAAAGATCTATAAATATagcaataaattaattaaaaattttgagagaatttttgacataaaaatgaattaaataTGAGTTTGAAAAACACTAGAATCAGAATATAGGTGGAATATAGGGTTTAATCTAAAGTGTAAGCACTTTAATCTAAAGTTGGAAACTAAACAAATGTTtaatatataaaagtttaagatGAGGAAatctgccacttagtactacagtctagtgatatttctcttcatttgtaagtgagaggtcttggtttgattctcgtcaaagacgaatttgaaacatattattgctagttaATTGTGAGACTTGGCCTACTCACCTgctctcttagtgtagataatatcgtttgttaaaaaaaaacagatgagCAAATCTAATTAAATGAAAGATCGAAGAAAGGAATCCTCACTTTGGCCATGCATCAAGTTAGTCACAAATATAATGTTGTGCAACCAATTAAAGCATACTTGAACTTGTTAAACAAAGAAAGCTAAGgtagccaaaagaaaaaaggaataacttaaaccaaaagaaagaaatttctCAGTTTCCAACCTCTTGATTCATATATGCCAATACCACCATGTGTATAATCCAACCAACCATTGGTTGCATTTTGCACATCACAAGATTCATATACAAATCTATCTGCTAGCTGATACAAATTATTAATTAACAAGAGAGACTAGTACTAGTTTGATTTAGATCGATCAATGGAGGGAAAGCCAAATTCTGCAACTATTAATCGTGTTTACGAAGACATTAAACCATCAGAAGAATGGGCAAGGGAGGAAGCTTGTGACACTCTCCTCGTCTATCTGCAAGGTTTGTTCCTTACTAATCCCCCCTTTCACCATATTAATGTGGCTATACGTTAACTTTGGAGGTGATCAAGGACATTGGATATTTAATGTTGCATTATAATCTCTATGTGTTTATTCAATCAATTCGTTTTTCTTCAAAGACTTATGTGCTTGCTGTAGTCAGTCAGTCAGTCTTGATGTGGGAACTAGGACGACATGTTATGGACCAAGTTGGAAATGTTTACAACATTCGAGATTAACCTATGTGATGTATGGAAAAGTGTTGTTTTTGAGGTTGCTTTGATTGATTTATTGTGCAGGATTTAGAAAGGAGAATCTGAGGATTCAAGTGATGTTAGCTGATCAAAACTTAAGGGTGCTTGGTGAACGGCCACTTGGTCATGACAACAAATGGCAGCGTTTCCGCATAGAATTCCCAATTCCCTCCAACTGCAACACCAATACAATCTCTGCCAAATTTGAGAACGACATTCTCTATGTCAAGCTTCCAAAGCTGATTGATCTCGCAGCAGTTGAATCGAATGACAAACCACAAAAGCCACCCCCCACCACCACAGAATCACCTAAGCCTCAAAAGCCTGCACCCACCACAGAAGCACCTAAGCCTCAAAAGCCCATAAGCACTGGTGATCTACCACATCCTCAAAAGAGGACTCATGCTAATCAAGAACAGAACAAGAAACGCAATGGTGGATCACACGCGAACAAAAGTATTGAAAAACTTGAGGAGATTCATGCGAAAAAGGCTGAGGAGGATTCAACAAAGGAGGTATACAAAAGAGCAATATTCGGGGATGAGAGCAATGCTAGCGGTGTTGATAGGTGTTATAGAGCACAAGGTTATAACTATAAGCAGGTGATTCAAGGCTTGGTCATGGCATTTGTATTTATTCTAGTACTTGGGTTATATGTCAAACATGCAATCACTTCCGTTAAAGAATTCAAACGCGAAGAACTATAAACCTGTAATCGCGTCTTATGTCTAGAATCCAACCTAACATACAATCGAATAACCTAAATTGCATGAAATGAATAAAATGGCAATTTGTTTACTTACATTtcattgtaatttaaatttgggcaAATTACAAAAGACTATCTCAATTATGGGTCGAACCACACTATCATACCTCCACTTTTaaaaatgacaatgtcatacctcatctttagaatttgTTGTAATGTTATACCTTCGTTAGTTTGCCCGTGAATTTCTCATTTAAATGCCTATGTGGCTTGATGCAAGGCTCAGTTCCTCGCCCAAATGGATTCCACATGGCACCACACCTAATGTTTTCCCGCCAAATGGCATCCACGTCAAAAAATATATtggtgttttttgttttttgggaatttgaaatttgaaattcaatTATCCCACCAAAAAGTGAGAAAAAGGTGATCTACACCAAAAAATAATGATATAACCACAACAAAACTGGTGTATTCAAACACAAATTACTCATCATTTctgaagaaaaatatgaaatgggCCAAATTATGCATAAAACTTGCTTAATTACCCAGAAATTCATaaacttgttaaaaaaaactaacTGAATTCATCTAGCATCTCCAACCAACATTACAAAACCTACTAAATTCATAAAAACCTGCTACATCATCAATTTAATTCACAAAAGACCTACTAGATGCTTAAAACCTGTTCTAACATTACAGTTCCTTTACAAAAAACAACCAACTGTGCAAAAAACTGGTGGCTGAATTGCTTGGTATTTCTGTGCTTGGTGACTTTGGATGATTCAGTTATTGGTTTGCTTAGTCTTTCTCTGCTTGATGCCTCTAGATGATTCAGCTACTGGTTGTGATACCTAAATCCAAAGTTCATTAAAACTATAAGAGAAAAAGCAATGTTTTTAACTAAATCCAAATGTTTTACAACTAAGGAAATGGTTAGGTTTTTACCTTTGTTTTCCTTGTCCTCTTTCTAGATGCAACTTCGACTAGATTTGTTGATGGTGATTGTCCTTAAGCAGATGTGAATGCCTACAAAgcaatttaaatgattaagAGTATGATATGATATTAAATGATTTAAAAAACCACATAAAGTAGAAAATGTTACCTTTTTGTCTTTTAGAGGAAGATGTTTATGATGGGTTCTTGCATTATGACCTTCCTTTTTGCATATGGTACATTTCAAACTGCCTTGCCCTTTCATTCTTAGCTTAGGTGGCTAAGGAGGACCTTAAGGATTACTGGTTGGGTTTGTGGGAGGTTGTTCACCCTCATTGTCCTTCTCAGCAACTTCCTTGTTTCTCCTCTTCCTCGGCCTTCCAGGGTGCCTTGTATATGTTGGAGGCAATATTAGTGGGTTTTCAGTTTCTTCCAATAAAAACATCTCATTCATCGACATTACTAAATGAGAATACACCTCCAAATATCGTGCCCTCGAATAATAAGCATCGACATAGTCCTCCGGTTTTTCTCTCTTAAAATTTATGGTAGTTATTGCATGGTTGCATGGGATTCCTGTCAAGCCAAACTTTCTGCAAGTACATGCCTTCTTAACCAAATCAACTACATATTACTCCCCCTTCCAGCATCAACTTGAAATTTAGTGCCCCTAACCACTGTGCAATGCACTTGCCACTTTGAAGTTTGGCTTCCTTCAACTTCTTCTGAATTTTAGGATAGAGATCTCCAAATTTGGTCACCATTATATCCCTTCTCATCTAAATTATTTTCATCAACAGTGTGTGAATAAGGAATAGCATAATGACAATAGGTGTTTGTCTTGGCACAAGTATGATTAAATTGAAACATTCACAAAGATTGTTCAGCAACATGTCACACTTGTGATAGGTTTAAAAATGAGACTTTCTCCATTGATATGCATGCTTCTTCATCAACCAATTGTAGGCCATTTCATCCAGTTGCTTCATATCCTCCATTACTTTTTTGAAGTGGGGAACTATTGTTGTTCTGGCTATTGACCATAGAACATCCTTCAAAGTTTTTCCCTTGAACAGATTTCTAAAGTTGGTATACAAATGTCTCACACAAAATCTGTGGTGGGAATTAGGGAAGACTTTTTGAAAGGTTGGGATTAACCTTTGCTTATCAGTGATAAATGTCTAACCTTGTTGATTGACAATCCCAACATCAACAGCCAGTAACTTTAAGAACCAAATCCAACTGGACTTATTTTCCATTTCTACCATTGCATATGCTATAACTCATGTTTCATCATTTGGGTCAATGCCAACAACACAAAGTAGCTAACCTCCATGTACACCCTTGAAATGGAACCCATCTAATCTTATCATTTGTTTGCACCTTGACTTAAACCCCTATTTGCATGCTTCCAAGCACACATATATCCTTTGGAACCTCTGCCTATCCAACTTTACCTTTACTGTGCTTCTACGGTTAGTCTTCCTCACTTCCTCAGCAAAATCCCACAACTTTGTGTGTTGCTTTGCATGTTTTCCCTCAATGATCTTCAAAGCTTTATCGAACGCCCTATAAGATTTCATTATTGTTCAACTGTGATTCCACTCTGATTCCATAGTTGCTAAAAAGGAATCCACATGCCATGTGGGATTAAGTTTTATCCTGTCCATGTACAAATTTGTCAACAAAGAGGACTTCAAGTTCTTGTTTTCCTAAGTTCTCCCACAAGTGTGGTGATTAAGTATGGTCTTGATCTGTATGTTGTTTAAACCATGCATTTTTCCAGCACAACACATCCAAGGGCAGCATTTTGCACATTTTGCTATGACTTTCAACTTCTTATTCCTAGGAAAATGGATTTCCCCATATCCATTCATTAGGGAGTACATGATGACAGTTCGCTTGAATTGCATATGATCCCTGAAAACAAGCCCTAATGTAAAAGTGAGATTCTTCATATCTGTTTTCTCATTGAACTCTAGAAAGTGCTCATGTTTTTTGCCTCTTTCATCATATTTAAAGTGTACACTCTCCAGGGCATTAGAGTTATAGTTTGGATCATCAACCACATTTTGTTCCACGATTGCAGTATCAGCTTCTTCTTCCTTAtgctcttcttctctttcccaACTTTGCTCAGATCACCTTGCACTTTTTTGCTCATAATCCCTTTCATCTATTTGCTCATAGTTCCTTTTTTCCTGTGTTGAGattccttttcattttcttccacAATACCATCAAACTTAGAAAACACTGGGTTATCAGCATCATTCTCATATTCACTATCTTCAAACTCACTATCATCTTCTTTAACAacttattcattatctttttcaACATTCCCCTTAAAACTAATTGGTATATAAAAAAAGACTTCAGGATCCCCCTCTTCTACATCCCCCTTTCCTACCTTAGTATCCCTTTCTTCTCCTACCTAAGCCACATATTTCCCCTTGTTCTCCTCTGGCCCTTCACCATTTTTTCTCTCCTACCTCAATCACACATGTTTGCACTAGTTAAGATATGCAAAAATCATCCACTTATGGCCCTTCAATAGCTAGCAAGCCCCTATATCTTCTTGGTTTAAGTGGTGTTGGCCCAACATCCTCCTC
This window of the Malus domestica chromosome 03, GDT2T_hap1 genome carries:
- the LOC139194464 gene encoding inactive protein RESTRICTED TEV MOVEMENT 2-like, which gives rise to MEGKPNSATINRVYEDIKPSEEWAREEACDTLLVYLQGFRKENLRIQVMLADQNLRVLGERPLGHDNKWQRFRIEFPIPSNCNTNTISAKFENDILYVKLPKLIDLAAVESNDKPQKPPPTTTESPKPQKPAPTTEAPKPQKPISTGDLPHPQKRTHANQEQNKKRNGGSHANKSIEKLEEIHAKKAEEDSTKEVYKRAIFGDESNASGVDRCYRAQGYNYKQVIQGLVMAFVFILVLGLYVKHAITSVKEFKREEL